The DNA region TCCTGAGGAACTCATACCTATAGCATGGACTTCTTCAGGGACTCTCTCTTTTCTTGGTGCAAAAACGTCTAACATGAGCAAACAAGGATCtctcttgagaaaattttcagaAGAAAGTTCTGTGCCGAAACATTGCAATGGTTCTCAAGAAGCTGGGAGGACAAGGAAGAAAATCCTGATGGGTGTTATGCATTCTAAGAGACCTCACTATGGCTTACAGGTATGAGTTAAATAATTCCTTTGGAATGACAACAACCAATATAGCGTCTAATCTCTTTTCGGTCTCAGTTCCATCCGGAGAGCATTGCAACTTCTCATGGAAGGCAAATATTTATGAACTTCAGAAAAATCACCGAGGATTATTGGCTAGGTAGAGATTGTGGTCCTGCAGTGAAAGAGAAGCCTCATCGTAATGGTAGACTACTTACCACCAAAGTTAAtaaatcttgttttttttttccaataatgGTAATTGCTTCTGAGCAGTAAACTCTACTTAGCATGCACGCAGGTGCCCCATGCAGGATGGTGGTGTAAAGATGTCCTTAAACGTCAACAACATTTGAATGAGCAGAATGGTGGGGTGCTTAATAGTAATAGATTTCTCAATCTGAGATGTAGAAAACTTGAACGGTTGGCGAAGCTAGTTGGTGGATCGAAAAGAATTTTCTGTGAATTGTTTGGAGAGCACAAGGGCGACAACACTTTTTGGTTGGACAGCTCCTCAGTGGAGAAGGTCTTAACCAactcaaatatattttgactTGCCAAATGTCCCATATATAAGCATACCATCACCGAGCTAGCATATGACTCTGGcccttttttttcatttagggAAGGGCGCGGTTTTCATTTATGGGGGGAAAAGGCGGATCTCTCTGGAAGCAAATCACATTTCGATTGTCTGATCAAAGGTTCGTGTTCCCCTGCCTGCCTGCAGCAGCAATTAGTTTtcctatttggaaacacttagaTTTATGTTTTGTCTTAGTTTTTTTGTTTGGAAATTCCAAACATAATCTCTCATTCAAATGACCCAGTATTTTTGTACCAAGGTGTTGTTTCCTCTTTTTAATACtgttaaacttttttttttccagtGATGGTGATGATCCATTTAAAAGTGGAGGCAACTTGGTTATAGAGGATGCTCAGGGATTTACCAGTAGCATTTTCCTCAAAGATGGCTTCTTCGATTTCTTGAACAAGGTTATATAACTTGATATACAAAACATCGTTGCCAATTTCTGCTGTTTATTCCTCATTCTTTGGCGTTGTTGGCCTTTGTTTTCCCAACTCAAATCAGGAACTCCAGTCTATATCTTTTGAAGCAAGTGACTATGAAGGATTGCCATTTAATTTTTACGGAGGATATATTGGTTATATTGGGTAATAagctcttcttcttcctccctCCTCTCTCTGCGCAAATTTGCTTAGTGATGGATTGATTTTGTTGTAGGTATGACCTCAAACTTGAATGTGGCATGACGAGTAACCGTCACAAATCAACTGCACCAGATGCATGTCTTTTCTTTTCAGATAATTTTATAGTTGTAGATCACTGGAATGACGATGTGTATATTATGTCACTACAAGATTGTAGTAACACGGCGGCTCAAGAAGATTGGCTAGATTGTATTCAGTTAAAGCTTCTCGGTTTAAAGGATTCATTCTCGTCGACTCttgctcctcctcctcctcctcctcgaaCTCCACTAGCTGACTCGCCACCTCCCTCTGAAGTGGGTTTTATCCTAGATAAATCCAGAGATGAATACATAAAGGATGTGGAGAAATGTCAGGAGTACATTAAAGACGGAGAAAGCTACGAGCTTTGCTTTACAACTCAGATGAGAAAACCGATAGGAGAGACAGATAGTTTAGGCCTTTATCTCGACCTCAGAGAAAAGAATCCCGCACCCTATGCTGCTTGGCTCAATTTTTCAAAGGAAAAACTTTGCGTCTGCAGCTCATCGCCCGAAAGATTTCTGAAATTGGATAAAAACGGAGTCTTGGAGGCAAAACCTATCAAGGGTACCATACGTCGTGGGTCAACATCTGATGAAGACGAACTTTTGAAATTTAAGTTACAGTACAggtaagttattatttatttatttattattaaagggTTGTTGatctttgaagaaaaatgtttGATTGACAGTGAGAAGGATCAAGCTGAGAATCTAATGATTGTTGATCTTCTGAGAAACGATCTTGGTCGTGTTTGTGAACCGGGGTCTGTTGAGGTTCCTAATCTAATGGAGGTGGAATCATACGCAACGGTCCACACCATGGTGAGTACAATAAGGGGGAAAAAGAAGAAGTCGACTAGTGCAGTAGACTGTGTGAGAGCTGCGTTTCCAGGTGGATCGATGACGGGTGCACCAAAGTTGAGATCAATGCAACTTCTAGATTCACTTGAGAGTAGCTCTAGAGGGATCTATTCTGGTTGTATAGGTTATTTTTCATATAACCAAACGTTTGACCTTAACATTGTCATTCGGACCATCGTCATTCATGAAGGGGAAGCTTCCATTGGAGCTGGTGGTGCGGTTGTGGCCCAGTCTACTTCTGAAGAGGAGTACAATGAAATGATACTAAAAACTAGAGCACCCCTCAGTGCAATTCTCGATttcgagaagaagaagaagagtctGTATCCATGATAGACAGACAGTACTTGGGATTTCTTTTTTCATTGTTTGggtttgattaatattttaagctAGAATTGTgacaattaatataaatttgatataggGCATACTTGACAAATGATACAATAATGGTTGTTGCAATTGTTGGCAGGCTTGCTTTCTTTTAACAAATTAGCCTGCACCACATTTTGACAAAAGTATTGTGTGGAGTTATATGTAATAGTTTATTCTGATGGATTGATCAAAACTTTTGATATTCCGTGGATAGTTATTGGATGctatatataattgtttcttCATGCATGCAATGCTAGCTCGTTCTCTTATTTTGCAGTGTGACCTATGAATGAAATTACACTACATACATATCCTAATAATGAACAATTTTTGACAAAGACATTTTTTTCTTGAGTATAAAAATATGATCCATTTTACATATCTCAAGGCCATCCCTTTAAATCAAATGGATACAAGTACAACAGGACGCACGCTTAAATGGGATGAAcaagataaaatatgtatatGTTATAGTAGTTGTCTGTAGAAAAGGACATAGGCTTGGTCATGCAGGACCTTTTTGAAGCCAATAGAGTTAACAGAAGCATCATCGAAGCGCAACCAGACCCCATTAGGGTAACTAGCATCCGTTGTGTAATGCCCCTTCGATGCTTCCTTCCCATGGTGAGTTATTGTTGCTACCAGTTCATACCTCCTCCCACCACCctaacaataaatcaaattcacTTCGCTTAGTTAgttgtctctctctctctctctctctgtttcTCTTTGTTCCAATCTACCAAAACATACAAACCTCACTTACCTCTGTTGATGCACAAACAAGTAAATCACGCCCTAGCACCAGTTCAATAGGGAACCCAACAGGTTTATGCAGCTTCCTACTTCCATGGCTTCCAAAGCTAAACCGCATCAGGTGCAATATCAATATCTTCGGAAGCTTCTGTATACTTAGGGACTTGCGGGCATCAACTACTCCAGCCTGAATAAACCCACAATCCACAATTAGTAACATAATTTGTTGGTCTAGTCTATACTCTAGTCACTCTACACTCATTGCCAAAAACTGACCTTCcttatatatatcatctaaacACATGTCCAACACTAgaaattacaaaacaaaaactaaaagATGTGCacaaaaaatatagattttgcTACCTTTCCAGTACTAGATGTTCTGTACCCATCAAGCGTCTCAGGAACAGAAAACAAACGAAGTGCGTGCTCAATAGTAAGAACAGATTCATGTGAGATATCAAGATGCAGCAAGAGGAAAGGTTGGATGGTTGCTGAAGCTTTATTTCCTGCAATTATTTAcatttgttaaatataaattatgccAATAAATATCAGTCAGTATCCATAAATAATCAAAGAAAAAACCATCCtcaatactattttttttctttttattatagaaCCATGGGGATGATGCATGCAATGAGATTTTGACTGCACCAGATAAAATATGTGGATTTTCTTTAAGGATGTTTTCACCCACACATATCCCAAAGAAGTGATTTTTTAACAAAGCATCTTATACTTGATTGCAGCAATATTAAGAAGTTACACTGAATAAAATCACGTCCGAGTACTTGCAAggaatttgattttcatttggGCTTGCTGCTAAGATATAGCTCTTGTAAACAGATATCAAAGTACTTCCCTGGCTATTGCATATTGGagaagagggaaaaaaatatagATGGAAGTTTGCTTAAATCAGCTAAAAGAACAGCACAAATATGTCCCAAGTCtagaatataaataacaataattaatttaaatctgaATAACCTTGATTGATGTAACCAAAatgtcatttattatttaatattttaatatattatgaagaataaaataaaggtaatttggtatttttggttaatgatttgaattatGTGATGGTAGATCGGATAGTGAGTTTCAAACTAGGCCCTAATACTATAGTCGATGTATGGACAGTTGCAATTATGCACTAACAAAACAATCAATGCTTCTCTCTTTTGCAAATGAATGTTGTGCTCTCTATTCTACTAAACTTATAGAATATGGGTagcaattattttttaaggtcaatttttattaaattgaaaaggTGGAAAGCAAGAAGCAGTATTTTTTTACAGAAAGGGGGAGGGAGCAGGAAAAAACAAGcagaaataaaaacaaatgcattcaataattgatgacattctcaaatattttcattttctgcTACGATTTCGTCATGATAAAAGGCATACCTCTTGCCTTCACAACACTTCTCAGCTGTCCACCGAAAATCTCACTGAGCTCTGAAGGAAcaaaattttgtgttcttgtaACTGCAGATTTGTTCTTTGGTCCAACAGTTTCCCATTCATCATCCTCTGCATAAGAAACAAGAGAGGACTTCACCCCATTCTGGTTTGACATTTGTCCTTCAAACTTGAGCAACTCatcatgcatttggtgcattatGAAACTCAGGAACTCCTGAGCATCTTCTTGCCTGAAAAGAGTAAGTTAATAGAATTGATAGTGAAACTAGCATCTACAAGAACTtgtagaaaaaataaacaaatgcaAACATCTATCTagtgttatttcattttcagAGCTCAAAATGCAAAAGCAAAAATTCTACAATCAAGTTTCTCATGTCCGCCGTCTCCCtctttattaaatgaatgaaatataataacaaCATATTCTCCTATCTCTGCCTTATCTTTTGGACATTTCCCAAAATCCTTGTATTTCCATGTCCAAGGCCAATAATCAGGTTGAGTGAGTTGATCCTTAAGGCTTACATAAACATGTCCAGAACAGATAACTCAGCAGCAAACTTCATCagtatcattattttttaatgcgAATAATAAAACAGAGGAAGAATTGATTCTCACAGAGAGACGTTAAAACCTTAGAATGTTATGGAGTCCAACTTGTTAATTCACAAATTAACAATTAGTGGTCAAGAGAGATCAACTACCACTACAACTTACAATGGTAATAAACGAACAAAATAGAGGCGACGGAAAACTTTAGTTCTCATAAATCACGAACCTTGGTCGACCATATATGCTATTAATAATATCTGGTGTAAACTTTTTCAGTACACCTTCAAATGTGGAAGGGCTGAAAGGCCTACCAGTCTCAATAGTATTCTTCtcgtttttgtttgattttacaCCACTTGGGAAGTCAAACTCGGCAATGAACTCAGCAAAAGCAGCTAATGTTGGATAGCTCGCCTAGAAAAATATCAGGCAAATAACTGTTAACTTCAAGAGAAATATGTGTTAATCAAGAAGTCATCAAAATGGCTCTGTTTGGTCTAAGTGTCTGGTTGCTGAATTTTGATTGAAATTATAACAGTCATTGAGTAAAAAAGATTTGTTTGGCAGGTACACGTAACAGCTGTGTTCTAAATTTATAAGTAAGAATACATATGTGAAcctttttttccaaaataaaagcAATAAGAAGAGATGGTACGTGCCTTGGAAATGTTATGGTTTCTAAGTCTTTGTAAGAGTTGTACAAAAGGAGAACAAGACAACAAAGCTTGCAGAGTTGCATTGAGAAAGCACAGATTTCCTGAGTTGATTAAGCCTCTAGGAAGTATGTCTCTGATAGCTGTATTGAACCCATCAGATTCCAGTGGAAACCCATATTTGAGATGAACTGCTGATGATGGATCATTAACTCTGCCATTTGATCCTTGCAAAATCTCTCCGTTCACGTTCACGGCATGATGTTCAGAGCAGAACGGTTTTTCAGTGGACACTTCTGTATCAGTTATATGTAAGGAATTCATATCAATTCCCTCCAAGATTCTGGGATCTTTTCTACCATTACAATTGGCGGACAAAGATGATTTAGGATTAATTGCAGCGTCAGCTAGACTTCCGAATGACCCCAACCCCAGTTGGAGGTCCTTTACTTGATTCAGATGCTCGTCCTTATTGTTCTTGGTGGATTCGGAAGCTAATGTGTCACTAGGTGAATTATTGACTCCTAGTTGTTTTTCACCTTCATGATTTGGTACGGTTAGAGAATCTGAAGCATGAGCCCCCCGTGATTTCTTCCGTTGAAGCGTTTCAGTAAGGCCAGATGACTGCTTCACCCATGTTTTGGTTTCGCCCTCCGTAAAAGACCCAAATAAAACTACCTGCTAAAGTGAGAAATAAGTAGAAAATAAACAggatgttatatatatttagatgataAGCCAAATGAATAGATAATTATATTTGGATTAGATGTTAGATAGAAGTACATTCTTAGAATCATGAAATTAGATTATACGGTAAGTATTTTTTCTTTGCAAGTTGTTTAGAAAGGCTCAAAGTCAAATTTGTTGCCATGCCTTGCTTCCTCTTTGCAGCAAGTTGTTGACAAACATGTTAGCATAACTTTGTTTACTTCATCTATACAGACAGAGTTCCTTCCAATATTGCATAAGCCAATATTCGAAAACATTAACATTGTTTTCTTCATCTATACCATTTTATATTGTCTGTAATAATTTCCTTAATTAGCTGTTGACAAAACATCCAAAGCTACAAATAATTGTCTGTAATTATTACCATATATACCTGAGTTAGTTgttgaattagaattagaattagagaCCTGTATGTTAATactagtagtagtagtagatTATTGATCTAAGAGATGATGAGAGTAAAAGGAAGCTGCTGACCTTAAAATTACTCATATTGCAAGAAGAGGAGAGAATAATGTTGTATAGTGAGTGAGTGGAGTGTTGTTTgagttgaaattgaaattgaaattgaaattgaaattgaaattgaaattgaaattgaaattgaaattgaaattgaaattgaaattgaaattgaaattgaaattgaaattgagagGATAGCCTCGTGGTTTATGGAAGTTAATAAAAATCGTACGGAGGAGGCGCCTGCACCTGTAGAAAACAGAGGGGTGGATAGAGATGGAGATTGAAGACATGAAAGGAGGGGATACTGGAATTGAAAAAGAACATTCGAAGGCGAACCCTCTCTCTGCTGGACCTTCTTCACAATTTCAGACAACAAAGTGTTTGTGTGTgtgaaaaatggaaaaaaaaaaaaaaaaaaaacactgcGCGCCAGTACCAGGTTTAGGCTGTTGTCTTGCGTCCAAGCTTTGTCGGTTTGCCCATTCATAATAAGATAGGAGAAATGATATTACAAGTTAGTGAAAGCAATGGCACGAATACTACGTGGCCTtaccagctaggagagagaaaaaataaaaataaaattaaaactttcaATTTCCTCCCAAAACTAAAATCctattatttttatctcttctatttccccccaaaaccaaaatcatattctttctctctcttttgtttcattctctctctttctcttttgtttcatttttcctAAACCCACCAGCgattctcttctttcattttcaccGATTTCTCTTCCGATCGATCGAAATGGTAAGACTTCTTCCGTTTATGAAACGTTTCATTTTTTCCCAAAACCAAAACCCCCACGACaatctctctctttatttttcgtTTTCGTTTCCATTTCCCAAAACCCAACCCACTGTCGATCTTACTGAAACGTTTCATCGACTTCTTATCTTCCGATCGAttgaaatataaagtattttttctttctttcgtttATCTTCCGTTCGAAATGATTGtcatatcaatatttatgtttaacgtTTATGGTTTAGCTGCTGAATCGATTTAGATTAGAGTTCTAAAAAAGATCTGGATCttcatacatgacctacaaattaaattaacattacaataagattattgaCTAGAAATGCTAGTTTTGGGACTAGAAaagatggtttcgggacccaaattGAGTAGTTTCGGGAACCGAAACggcccaaatttttttttttcgaaatgagtggtttcgggacccgaaatgattggtttcgagacccgaaataagtggtttcgggactagaaatgagtggtttcgggatcagaaatgagtgatttcgggacactttttttaatttttttttaatctgaaacattataatgaatcttagaaaatcaaaaataattgaagataatgttattatactagaaatttacataattaaaaatttatttataatgttacaatctgtcatttgtatcacatttaaaatacaacttacaatttgagagatctcaaataatctcatttcttcattaacttgatcaataagaagatttggatcttcatacatgacctacaaatcaaattaatattacaat from Impatiens glandulifera chromosome 5, dImpGla2.1, whole genome shotgun sequence includes:
- the LOC124937411 gene encoding ubiquitin carboxyl-terminal hydrolase 24-like; the encoded protein is MILRMYFYLTSNPNIINPKSSLSANCNGRKDPRILEGIDMNSLHITDTEVSTEKPFCSEHHAVNVNGEILQGSNGRVNDPSSAVHLKYGFPLESDGFNTAIRDILPRGLINSGNLCFLNATLQALLSCSPFVQLLQRLRNHNISKASYPTLAAFAEFIAEFDFPSGVKSNKNEKNTIETGRPFSPSTFEGVLKKFTPDIINSIYGRPRQEDAQEFLSFIMHQMHDELLKFEGQMSNQNGVKSSLVSYAEDDEWETVGPKNKSAVTRTQNFVPSELSEIFGGQLRSVVKARGNKASATIQPFLLLHLDISHESVLTIEHALRLFSVPETLDGYRTSSTGKAGVVDARKSLSIQKLPKILILHLMRFSFGSHGSRKLHKPVGFPIELVLGRDLLVCASTEGGGRRYELVATITHHGKEASKGHYTTDASYPNGVWLRFDDASVNSIGFKKVLHDQAYVLFYRQLL
- the LOC124938047 gene encoding aminodeoxychorismate synthase, chloroplastic, which codes for MMNFAVGFSLSDITTTTTTTPPFLDRMTTKNNNHHHHLLLVRPSIGGLLLHRHRHRHRNRLSLKINIKISNHDALVSSDMAPANLEQKGIYLARKKKTEEEEQENPTTRNMGLIRTLLIDNYDSYTYNVFQHLSVINGVPPLVVRNDQWTWEDAYHYLYQENAFDNIVISPGPGSPTCPTDIGICLKLLQECGDIPILGVCLGHQALGYVHGAQIIQAPEPIHGRLSEIDHNGCRLFHNIPSGNNSGFKVVRYHSLVVDVESLPEELIPIAWTSSGTLSFLGAKTSNMSKQGSLLRKFSEESSVPKHCNGSQEAGRTRKKILMGVMHSKRPHYGLQFHPESIATSHGRQIFMNFRKITEDYWLGRDCGPAVKEKPHRNACTQVPHAGWWCKDVLKRQQHLNEQNGGVLNSNRFLNLRCRKLERLAKLVGGSKRIFCELFGEHKGDNTFWLDSSSVEKGRARFSFMGGKGGSLWKQITFRLSDQSDGDDPFKSGGNLVIEDAQGFTSSIFLKDGFFDFLNKELQSISFEASDYEGLPFNFYGGYIGYIGYDLKLECGMTSNRHKSTAPDACLFFSDNFIVVDHWNDDVYIMSLQDCSNTAAQEDWLDCIQLKLLGLKDSFSSTLAPPPPPPRTPLADSPPPSEVGFILDKSRDEYIKDVEKCQEYIKDGESYELCFTTQMRKPIGETDSLGLYLDLREKNPAPYAAWLNFSKEKLCVCSSSPERFLKLDKNGVLEAKPIKGTIRRGSTSDEDELLKFKLQYSEKDQAENLMIVDLLRNDLGRVCEPGSVEVPNLMEVESYATVHTMVSTIRGKKKKSTSAVDCVRAAFPGGSMTGAPKLRSMQLLDSLESSSRGIYSGCIGYFSYNQTFDLNIVIRTIVIHEGEASIGAGGAVVAQSTSEEEYNEMILKTRAPLSAILDFEKKKKSLYP